The Thermocaproicibacter melissae genome contains the following window.
CAGATTGTCGAAGAACCCATCCAACGCGGTTAAACGAAGGATGGGTTCTCTTGATAATATGCAGGATAGGAAAATAAGCAAAGTAAAATCAATAAAAACCCGGAGGGATGGCCATCCCTCCATTTCCACATTGCCAGCTTTTTGAGATTCATGGCAGCAAACTTAAGCTTAACCCAATTCGTCACTTGAGTTAAGCCCCGGTAGAGCGTGTACCGCATCCCATATTTCACTTTTGCATCGGCGAAGACACGCTCAATGGTTTCTTTTCGTTTTTTGTAAAGCTCTTTGTATTTCGGTGTGTGCCTGATATCTTCCGCAAGCTCCACATAATCCTGCCACACATGCCGCGTTACGGTTTTCGTACAGCTTTTACTCTCGGTGCAGCGAGAACGGAATGGACATTTTTCGCAGATGTAACTCCGGCTTTTGTATTCCCGGTATCCCTCACGGTTGGTTGTTGCATAATGCAGAACCTGATATTCCGGGCAGATCACACAGTCATAATATTCGTCGTATACATACTTCCACCATTCCAGATTTCCTGCTTTGGTCATTGGCCGCTTGTATGCTGTGGAAAGTACCCGCCCGTCGTCAAACACCCGTTTACAGATATGCGGCGTTTTGTATGCGGCGTCCGCCACCACCGTTTCAATTTCAGGAAACCGTTGAGTCACTTTGCCATAGACCGCGTCAAATGCTACACTGTCATGTACGTTTCCCGGAGTCACCTCAACGTCAAGGACAAAATTGTGTTTGTCGCAGGCCGTATGTGCTTCGTAGGCAAAGCACTTCTTGTGTTCTCCCTTTTGGAACAACCCGCTTTCCGGGTCTGTTTTGGACACCATGATTTCTTTTTCCTTCGGCGGTTTCGGAGTACTGTCGAATGGCTTCTTCCCATGATCTTCCCGGTCAGCGTTAACCTCTTCCATTAATTCTGAGGCATATCGCTTTGCCGCCTGAGGAACTGCCTTTTTGATCTTTTTGTTGATGTTGGCGTTTGCTTTGATATGCGTCCCATCCACAAATACTGCTTCCGGCTCCAAATATCCGGCGTAATTTGCCTCCTGCAAAATCCACGAAAACACCTGCTCCACGGTTTCCTCTGTGAACCGGTGCTTAAAATTGTAACTCACAGTGGAGAAATGCGGCAGCTCCTCGTTCAGTGTATATCCCAGAAACCACCGATACGCGATATTCATATTGATTTCCTGCATCGTCCGGCGTAAAGAGGGAATTCCGTACAGATGCTGGATCAGAACAATCTTAAACAGGACGACCGGGTCCACACTAGGACGACCGTTGCCCTCACAATACAAATCTTCTACAAAATCATAAATATGGCTAAAATCTACCGCGCTGTCAATCTTTCGCAGCAGATGATTTCCCGGCACCAATAGGTCTGTATTCACAAATTCCACTGCATCTCTGCGTAGTTTTTCCCGTTCCAGCATCTTTCATCACCTGTCTATATTTTACCATTTTACAACGAAAAAGCCCAGCTTTCACTGGACTTTTTCGACAGGCTGGGCTGATAACATAATGTTATCAGCCTTATCTTTTTATGCTTGGAATCTAAAAATCGATATAAGTTAATTTCGGATAATTTCGTCTATTGGAAAATAATTTATTTACATTTAACAAATTTCCTTGAAATATTACAAAAAACGACATATAATTTCCACATAAAGTTAATTTACAAATTAAATACCAAGTTGAATTGTAATTCACAGCAAATGCGGGTATATGAAACTCATTCACTTGCAAGTAAGAAGCAAGATTATTTTAATGTCGGAGGATGAAAAATGGAACGGGACATTTTTAACTTATCCATTCAAAATCTAGTACTTCATTTGCGTCCGTTTTTTCAAGGGAGTGATTCCTATTCGCGCTTCACATCTGTTATAAACAATTTTTTATCGGGGGAATCAAAGTCCGATACATTTGAGTTTATCCTGAAATGTATCGATCACTGTGTGACGATGGAAGAAAAAGACAGTAAGCTAAAACAAGCCAATCGCCTAAACAGCATTTTTAATCTTCTTTTCCAAAATGGGACTCATAAGTATGATGTGCCGCCGCAGCCGAACTTGATTCCCTATCCAACGGAAAATGCGGAAATTAATTCCGAGCAACAAGCTGAACTTTTAAATGTTTTCCTGAATGATTTGAGTATGATATCAGCAAATGAAAGCAATCTAAATGAAATATTAGATGTATGCGAAAATACTCTTTCATTTCTACCAGACAAAATCAA
Protein-coding sequences here:
- a CDS encoding IS1182 family transposase, which encodes MLEREKLRRDAVEFVNTDLLVPGNHLLRKIDSAVDFSHIYDFVEDLYCEGNGRPSVDPVVLFKIVLIQHLYGIPSLRRTMQEINMNIAYRWFLGYTLNEELPHFSTVSYNFKHRFTEETVEQVFSWILQEANYAGYLEPEAVFVDGTHIKANANINKKIKKAVPQAAKRYASELMEEVNADREDHGKKPFDSTPKPPKEKEIMVSKTDPESGLFQKGEHKKCFAYEAHTACDKHNFVLDVEVTPGNVHDSVAFDAVYGKVTQRFPEIETVVADAAYKTPHICKRVFDDGRVLSTAYKRPMTKAGNLEWWKYVYDEYYDCVICPEYQVLHYATTNREGYREYKSRSYICEKCPFRSRCTESKSCTKTVTRHVWQDYVELAEDIRHTPKYKELYKKRKETIERVFADAKVKYGMRYTLYRGLTQVTNWVKLKFAAMNLKKLAMWKWRDGHPSGFLLILLCLFSYPAYYQENPSFV